From Syntrophobacterales bacterium, one genomic window encodes:
- a CDS encoding alpha/beta hydrolase family protein, with amino-acid sequence MTSILDRVYAKHSNRRLFFKDGWGDLPRLRELMQKGDDNGAPRPIDVVWEKTLETKEAVLRQGAFLSPYNALPLPEASKKAFFELALPSDASPETPICLHLAATGDEGFSRRRALFALPLLKSGIGSLILENPYYGKRRPAGQQKKMLNHFSDLVTMGGAAAEEGRSLLCWLREEGYKKLGVCGISMGGSIAARVAVLEESPVAVIGCLTAHSASVVFTEGVLSRYLAWDVLNRELGEGEKAIEFMREMLDLTNLTRFPAPRKPEAAYLVAAKMDAYVPRASAALLHSHWPGATIKWIRTGHVGAFLFHRRHFLAAISNALAHL; translated from the coding sequence ATGACAAGCATTCTTGACCGCGTCTATGCGAAACATTCCAATCGGCGCCTTTTTTTCAAGGATGGATGGGGCGACTTGCCGCGCCTGCGGGAACTGATGCAAAAAGGCGATGACAATGGCGCGCCCCGGCCCATAGATGTTGTCTGGGAAAAGACGCTGGAGACGAAGGAGGCTGTCCTGCGGCAGGGTGCATTTCTCTCCCCATACAACGCGCTGCCGCTTCCCGAGGCAAGCAAAAAGGCCTTTTTTGAACTGGCGCTTCCCTCGGATGCATCCCCGGAAACACCGATCTGCCTTCATTTGGCCGCTACCGGCGACGAGGGTTTTTCCCGACGCCGCGCGCTTTTTGCCTTGCCGCTCTTAAAATCCGGGATCGGTTCGCTGATCCTGGAAAATCCCTATTACGGAAAACGCCGACCGGCTGGACAGCAGAAAAAGATGCTTAATCATTTCAGCGACCTGGTGACAATGGGCGGGGCCGCCGCCGAGGAGGGGCGCTCCCTGCTTTGTTGGCTGCGGGAAGAGGGATACAAAAAACTGGGCGTTTGCGGTATCAGCATGGGGGGCAGCATCGCCGCCAGGGTAGCGGTGCTGGAGGAATCGCCGGTCGCCGTAATCGGCTGCCTTACCGCCCATTCGGCCAGCGTTGTTTTCACGGAAGGGGTGTTGAGCCGTTATCTTGCCTGGGACGTCCTGAACAGGGAACTGGGCGAAGGTGAAAAGGCTATCGAATTTATGAGGGAAATGCTTGATCTTACAAATCTTACAAGGTTTCCCGCTCCCCGCAAACCGGAAGCCGCATATCTTGTTGCAGCCAAAATGGATGCCTACGTGCCGCGAGCGTCGGCCGCCCTGCTTCACTCCCACTGGCCGGGAGCAACAATAAAATGGATTCGCACCGGCCATGTCGGGGCGTTTCTCTTTCATCGTCGTCATTTTCTGGCGGCGATCAGCAATGCCCTGGCCCACCTGTAG
- a CDS encoding MBL fold metallo-hydrolase: MKLVKKHEFGKVRGWEFGWSPLGHPLMTVSSYRIGPVLIDTALSHMRPAVLEMVKQEGIKTVLLTHCHEDHSGNARPIKDTFGIPIYGAQLTAEKLSRPSRILPYQHLVWGAAPPVELKILPDVWEEFGLRLLPIPTPGHSRDHIAYLAPDEGWLFSGDLYLSSHIKYFRADERIKEQIESLRKALTLDFDALFCAHHPKPKNGKDFLGKKLQYLEDLYGRIAGLALQGMDSSRIMKTLPLKEAWGIKLLCLGNVSMENLVRSVISSLKQTGAAL; this comes from the coding sequence ATGAAGCTTGTAAAGAAGCATGAATTCGGCAAGGTGCGGGGCTGGGAGTTCGGATGGTCGCCCCTGGGCCATCCCCTGATGACGGTAAGCAGCTACCGGATCGGACCGGTACTGATAGACACCGCCTTGTCCCATATGCGGCCCGCGGTGCTGGAGATGGTTAAGCAAGAAGGAATCAAAACCGTTCTTCTGACCCACTGTCACGAGGATCACAGCGGCAACGCCCGGCCCATCAAAGACACCTTCGGCATACCCATTTACGGGGCGCAACTTACGGCAGAGAAGCTCTCCCGGCCCTCCCGGATTTTGCCTTACCAGCACCTGGTGTGGGGCGCCGCCCCTCCCGTCGAGCTCAAAATCTTGCCGGATGTCTGGGAGGAATTCGGCCTGCGTTTGTTGCCCATCCCCACGCCCGGTCATTCCCGGGACCATATCGCCTATCTGGCGCCCGATGAGGGCTGGCTTTTCTCCGGCGATCTTTACCTCTCCAGCCATATAAAATATTTTCGCGCCGACGAACGCATCAAGGAGCAGATCGAGTCCCTGAGGAAGGCGCTTACCCTGGATTTCGACGCGCTTTTCTGCGCGCATCACCCCAAACCGAAAAATGGCAAGGACTTCCTTGGCAAAAAATTGCAGTACCTTGAGGATTTATACGGGAGAATAGCCGGGCTGGCGCTGCAGGGGATGGACTCCTCCCGGATCATGAAAACCCTGCCTCTTAAGGAAGCCTGGGGAATAAAACTGCTGTGTCTGGGCAATGTGAGCATGGAAAACCTGGTGCGCTCCGTGATCAGTTCCCTGAAGCAAACAGGGGCAGCGCTGTAA
- the murI gene encoding glutamate racemase, producing the protein MKSAAAFNKTGNPLGVFDSGVGGLTVVRALLERLPFEKIIYFGDTARVPYGVKSAETIIGYARQITGFLLARDVKLLIVACNTMSAVAYEAISELSAVPVLDVIQAGAGMACAATKTKRVGVIGTPATIGSDAYTRAIHRRDHEISVFSKACPLFVPLVEEGWLDHPATILIAREYLASVLARQIDTLVLGCTHYPLLKPLLQETAGPEIMLVDSAIAVAEVAARLLKEKGLEAPPRENPEHRFFVTDAPYRFQQTGESFLKRPLAPLEIVRW; encoded by the coding sequence ATGAAATCTGCTGCGGCCTTTAACAAGACCGGCAATCCGCTCGGGGTGTTCGACTCCGGCGTCGGGGGACTGACGGTTGTCCGCGCCTTGCTGGAGCGCCTCCCTTTTGAGAAAATCATCTATTTCGGGGACACCGCCCGTGTCCCCTACGGCGTCAAATCGGCGGAGACCATTATCGGTTACGCCCGGCAGATTACCGGATTCCTGCTTGCCAGGGACGTAAAACTGCTGATCGTCGCCTGCAACACCATGTCCGCGGTCGCGTATGAGGCAATCAGCGAACTCTCTGCCGTTCCCGTTCTCGACGTCATCCAGGCCGGCGCGGGGATGGCCTGTGCAGCCACGAAAACAAAAAGAGTCGGGGTAATCGGCACCCCGGCAACGATCGGAAGCGATGCCTACACCCGGGCAATACACAGACGCGATCATGAAATTAGCGTATTTTCAAAGGCCTGTCCGCTCTTTGTGCCCCTCGTCGAAGAGGGTTGGCTCGACCATCCGGCAACCATCCTGATCGCCCGGGAATACCTCGCTTCGGTTCTCGCCCGGCAGATAGACACCCTTGTCCTCGGCTGCACCCATTATCCACTGCTGAAGCCGCTGCTCCAGGAAACGGCGGGACCCGAAATCATGCTTGTTGATTCGGCGATCGCGGTCGCGGAAGTGGCCGCCCGTCTTCTTAAGGAAAAGGGGCTGGAAGCACCCCCTCGGGAAAATCCCGAACATCGTTTTTTCGTAACCGACGCCCCGTACCGTTTTCAGCAGACTGGTGAAAGCTTCCTGAAACGGCCGCTGGCGCCGCTGGAAATAGTCAGATGGTAG
- the aroQ gene encoding type II 3-dehydroquinate dehydratase — MKKIIVLHGVNLNMCGMREQTHYGDSTLADINRRLEELGAELGCGVEMFQTNSEAKFCEKIHQIHQGKFDAVLINAGAWTHYSYALRDALAILQIPIVEVHMSNIHAREEFRHFSVIAPLAKGQIAGFGVQSYLLGLRAAFALVEEPLPETGRIKQP, encoded by the coding sequence ATGAAAAAAATTATTGTCTTGCACGGGGTTAACCTCAATATGTGCGGGATGAGGGAACAAACCCACTACGGGGATTCCACCCTTGCCGACATCAACCGGCGGCTGGAGGAACTCGGCGCGGAACTGGGGTGCGGCGTTGAGATGTTCCAGACAAATTCGGAGGCTAAGTTCTGCGAAAAAATCCATCAGATCCATCAGGGAAAGTTTGACGCGGTTCTGATCAACGCCGGCGCCTGGACCCATTACAGCTATGCGCTGAGGGATGCGTTAGCCATTCTGCAAATCCCGATTGTGGAGGTGCATATGTCCAATATCCACGCGCGGGAAGAGTTCCGCCATTTTTCCGTGATAGCGCCGCTGGCAAAGGGACAGATTGCCGGCTTCGGCGTCCAGAGCTATCTGCTCGGCCTCCGGGCGGCATTCGCGCTGGTTGAGGAACCCCTTCCCGAAACAGGCAGGATCAAACAACCATGA
- a CDS encoding alcohol dehydrogenase catalytic domain-containing protein, producing the protein MKAAVLLEPGRIEILDVPIPTPRGGEVLVRIVGAGICGTDYAKYKGDLKGNFPVVAGHEGVGRIVALGPGAEGSSVGDMVAIQPNFACGKCETCRQGRGNICPNRIRLGLDVDGVFAQYATAPSRYVWKLPEGLSWERAALTEPLSVALHGIAKMTPSAAERVLVYGTGAIGLLYVQLAVLKGAKVTAFNHSEGRLAAARRLGAEKTISSLPLLEEEGEKFTVIYETSGSPAALNQVIGLAAPGARILLTGLPERDSPVSTALIARKELLIAGAMTYIDEFAVAIEMLQDGSIDSEAIITNIYPLENIPEALADFRSPARIKDLVLIDAGSQK; encoded by the coding sequence ATGAAAGCAGCCGTCCTCCTGGAACCAGGCAGAATTGAAATCCTCGACGTCCCCATTCCCACCCCCCGCGGGGGCGAAGTTCTGGTGCGCATTGTCGGGGCGGGGATCTGCGGGACAGACTATGCAAAATACAAGGGGGACTTGAAGGGGAATTTCCCCGTCGTGGCGGGGCATGAAGGGGTAGGCCGGATTGTCGCCCTCGGCCCGGGCGCAGAGGGGAGCAGCGTCGGCGACATGGTGGCGATTCAGCCCAATTTTGCCTGCGGAAAATGCGAGACATGCCGGCAGGGGCGGGGAAACATCTGCCCGAACCGGATCAGGCTGGGGCTGGATGTGGACGGTGTTTTTGCCCAATACGCAACTGCCCCGAGCAGATACGTCTGGAAACTGCCGGAAGGCCTCTCCTGGGAAAGGGCGGCCTTGACCGAACCGCTCTCGGTGGCTCTGCATGGAATCGCGAAAATGACGCCCTCGGCCGCAGAGCGGGTGCTCGTTTACGGGACGGGCGCGATCGGTCTTCTGTACGTTCAGTTGGCTGTTCTGAAAGGGGCTAAAGTAACGGCGTTCAATCATTCCGAGGGACGTCTCGCCGCGGCCCGGAGGCTGGGCGCCGAAAAGACGATCAGTTCGCTGCCGCTTTTGGAGGAGGAAGGGGAAAAATTCACCGTAATTTATGAAACGAGCGGTTCCCCCGCCGCCCTCAACCAGGTCATCGGGCTTGCCGCCCCCGGCGCCCGGATTCTGCTGACGGGTCTGCCGGAAAGGGATTCGCCGGTCTCAACGGCGCTCATTGCCCGCAAAGAGCTGCTGATAGCCGGGGCGATGACCTATATAGACGAATTCGCCGTCGCAATCGAGATGCTGCAAGACGGTTCGATCGACTCGGAGGCGATTATCACCAACATATATCCGCTGGAAAATATCCCCGAGGCGCTTGCCGATTTCCGCTCCCCAGCGCGCATCAAGGACTTGGTGCTGATCGATGCCGGCAGTCAGAAATGA
- a CDS encoding malonyl-CoA synthase gives MNENMYEILQARFPKNPAAPCLILPDGSEISYGRLREESARCANLLVSLGVKPGDRVAVQVRKSPQALFLYLGCLRAGAVYLPMNDAYQRHEVEYFLTDATPRVFVCRPQVRALANELAEKTGVSHVLELDDEGGGDLTMRVAGAPDQFSTIHRDGDDLAAILYTSGTTGRSKGAMLSHRNLAINAQVLHKYWGFQPGDALLHMLPIFHVHGLFVAIHTSLLNGSPIFFEPKFDVKRALTLLPKATVFMGVPTYYTRLLADPGFTRKLCSGMRLFISGSAPLLLETFQEFQKRIGQTILERYGMTEGNMFTSNPYQGERRGGTVGFPLPEVSLRIVDEENRPVATDEVGSIQVKGKSIFLGYWKMPEKTKEEFTADGFFKTGDLGKIDKDGYISISGRAKDLVISGGLNIYPKEIEEMIDMLPGVTESAVIGVPHADFGEAVVAVVIRQNNETGLALTEAGIIASLKGELAGFKVPKRVYFLDALPRNAMGKIQKKALREIYS, from the coding sequence ATGAATGAAAACATGTACGAAATTCTGCAGGCCCGCTTTCCAAAGAACCCCGCCGCCCCGTGTCTGATTCTGCCGGACGGCTCGGAAATCAGCTATGGAAGGCTCCGCGAGGAATCGGCCCGCTGTGCCAATCTGCTTGTTTCACTGGGGGTAAAACCGGGCGACCGCGTGGCCGTGCAGGTCCGAAAATCGCCCCAGGCACTGTTCCTCTATCTGGGCTGTCTGCGGGCAGGCGCCGTTTACCTGCCGATGAACGATGCCTATCAACGGCATGAAGTCGAGTACTTCCTGACGGATGCGACGCCGCGCGTCTTTGTCTGCCGGCCGCAGGTCCGGGCGTTGGCAAATGAACTTGCCGAAAAGACAGGGGTAAGCCATGTCCTTGAACTCGACGACGAGGGCGGTGGGGATTTGACAATGCGGGTGGCGGGCGCGCCCGATCAGTTTTCAACAATTCACCGCGACGGCGACGACCTGGCCGCCATTCTCTACACCTCCGGGACCACCGGGCGCTCCAAGGGAGCAATGCTCTCCCACCGCAATCTCGCCATCAATGCCCAGGTGCTGCACAAATATTGGGGCTTCCAGCCGGGCGACGCGCTTTTGCACATGCTCCCGATATTCCACGTCCACGGCCTCTTCGTTGCGATCCACACCTCGCTTTTGAACGGCAGCCCCATTTTTTTCGAACCTAAATTTGACGTCAAGCGCGCCCTGACGCTGCTGCCGAAGGCCACGGTATTCATGGGGGTGCCGACCTATTACACGCGCCTGCTGGCCGATCCCGGCTTTACCCGCAAGCTGTGTTCCGGGATGCGTCTTTTCATCTCCGGCTCGGCGCCGCTTTTACTGGAAACATTCCAGGAATTTCAGAAAAGAATCGGCCAGACGATTCTCGAGCGCTACGGCATGACCGAGGGCAACATGTTTACCTCCAATCCCTACCAGGGCGAGCGACGGGGAGGTACGGTCGGCTTTCCGCTTCCGGAGGTGTCGCTCAGGATCGTTGATGAAGAAAATCGGCCTGTGGCAACGGACGAGGTCGGCAGCATCCAGGTGAAGGGTAAAAGCATCTTTCTCGGCTACTGGAAGATGCCGGAAAAGACCAAAGAGGAATTCACCGCGGACGGCTTCTTCAAAACCGGCGATCTGGGGAAAATTGACAAAGACGGCTACATCTCCATCAGCGGTCGCGCCAAGGACCTCGTCATCAGCGGCGGTCTCAACATTTATCCGAAAGAGATCGAGGAGATGATCGACATGCTCCCCGGGGTGACGGAATCGGCGGTAATCGGCGTGCCCCATGCCGATTTCGGGGAGGCCGTAGTCGCCGTAGTCATCCGCCAGAACAACGAAACGGGACTAGCGCTTACCGAAGCGGGAATTATTGCGTCCCTCAAGGGCGAGCTGGCCGGATTCAAGGTTCCCAAGCGCGTCTATTTCCTCGACGCCCTGCCACGCAACGCCATGGGCAAGATCCAGAAAAAAGCCCTTCGGGAAATTTATAGTTAG
- a CDS encoding TRAP transporter large permease subunit, translating to MNPLWTGGIVTFTALVFLFSGMPIAFALGVTSLIAIFLFMDVYQISMMAETIYEGVNDFSLLSIPLFLFMGMIVAISRAGGDLYECFHRWLYKIPGGLGIGNIAGCAVFAALTGSSPATAAAIGTMGIPEMRKRGYPDGLATGIITAGGTLGILIPPSVTMIIYGIATETSIGKLFMAGIFPGLLVALLFAAWVPIGYTLGRRKDVAAFPLQKGEIYTLAQKFSSTLKVLPFIVVVLMVLGSLYTGWATPSEAAAVGAFLILIIAIIFYKMYRPQDILEILLKTTSESTMIMMIIATSFLFGAVLTNLFIAQTLTHMIMDMQVSRWITMFMINILLLVLGCFLPPVAIILIVSPIIHPIVKALGFDPVWFGVLMTLNLEAGLITPPVGLNLYVVKGIVPNIPLNTILWGSVPFILLLFLGMLILCFFPQLATWLPGMMIN from the coding sequence ATGAATCCACTCTGGACAGGGGGTATCGTTACCTTTACTGCCTTGGTATTTCTTTTCAGTGGAATGCCTATTGCTTTTGCGCTGGGAGTCACATCCCTGATCGCCATTTTCCTTTTCATGGATGTCTATCAAATCTCGATGATGGCCGAAACCATCTATGAGGGGGTAAACGACTTCAGTCTTCTTTCCATCCCGCTCTTTCTTTTCATGGGGATGATTGTCGCCATCTCCCGCGCCGGCGGAGACCTTTACGAGTGCTTTCATCGCTGGCTGTACAAGATTCCCGGCGGTTTGGGAATCGGCAACATCGCCGGATGCGCCGTTTTTGCGGCGCTTACCGGCTCGAGCCCGGCGACGGCGGCAGCGATCGGCACTATGGGAATTCCCGAAATGCGCAAACGCGGCTACCCGGACGGTCTGGCCACGGGGATCATTACCGCCGGAGGAACACTGGGCATACTTATTCCGCCGAGCGTCACCATGATCATCTATGGAATAGCAACGGAAACATCCATCGGCAAACTGTTCATGGCGGGGATTTTTCCCGGCCTCCTTGTTGCTTTATTGTTTGCAGCCTGGGTGCCCATTGGATACACGCTGGGCAGAAGAAAAGATGTAGCCGCTTTTCCCCTGCAAAAAGGGGAAATCTACACATTAGCGCAGAAATTTTCCTCTACGTTAAAAGTGCTGCCCTTTATCGTGGTAGTTTTAATGGTGCTGGGCTCCCTTTACACCGGCTGGGCCACTCCCAGCGAGGCGGCCGCCGTGGGCGCCTTTTTGATACTCATCATCGCCATTATCTTCTACAAAATGTACCGTCCGCAGGACATCCTGGAAATACTGCTGAAAACGACCAGCGAAAGTACAATGATCATGATGATCATCGCCACCTCTTTTCTTTTCGGCGCCGTCCTTACAAACCTTTTCATCGCCCAGACATTGACCCACATGATTATGGACATGCAGGTAAGCCGCTGGATTACCATGTTCATGATCAACATCCTGCTGCTTGTGCTGGGCTGTTTTCTTCCGCCGGTGGCGATCATCCTCATCGTCTCTCCCATCATTCACCCCATTGTGAAGGCTCTGGGCTTTGACCCCGTCTGGTTTGGAGTGCTGATGACGTTGAATCTCGAGGCAGGGCTGATTACGCCGCCGGTCGGACTGAATCTTTACGTTGTCAAGGGGATTGTGCCGAACATCCCGCTCAACACCATTTTGTGGGGGTCAGTACCCTTTATTCTGCTGCTTTTTCTGGGAATGCTGATTCTTTGCTTTTTCCCGCAGCTCGCCACTTGGCTTCCCGGCATGATGATCAATTAA
- a CDS encoding TRAP transporter small permease, translating into MAPVKNRALRIIGGLSEISGYLSGFAILAATLIIVEQVVVRYVWNAATIWQVEIAVYLLIAATFLGAPYGLKHHAHINIDMVVYKLPFRLRRRLDIATSFIAMLFCIVLSWRGCVMWWEAWEGNWLSSSLLSTPLIYPYAIIPVGMILTSLQYVIKIMELVKKRHT; encoded by the coding sequence ATGGCTCCAGTCAAAAATAGGGCTCTCCGGATAATTGGCGGCCTCTCGGAGATATCGGGATATCTGAGCGGCTTTGCCATCCTGGCCGCGACCCTCATTATTGTCGAGCAGGTAGTGGTTCGCTATGTCTGGAATGCGGCAACCATCTGGCAGGTGGAGATCGCCGTTTACCTGCTGATCGCCGCCACCTTTCTGGGCGCGCCCTACGGGCTCAAGCACCATGCCCACATAAATATAGACATGGTCGTATATAAGCTCCCTTTTCGACTTCGCCGCAGACTGGACATAGCGACCTCGTTTATTGCGATGCTATTTTGCATTGTACTGTCATGGCGAGGCTGCGTCATGTGGTGGGAAGCTTGGGAAGGGAACTGGCTTTCCTCTTCCCTTTTATCAACCCCTCTCATTTATCCCTACGCAATTATTCCGGTGGGTATGATTCTGACCTCTCTGCAGTATGTGATAAAAATCATGGAACTTGTAAAAAAGCGGCACACGTAA
- the dctP gene encoding TRAP transporter substrate-binding protein DctP, translating into MNHFGKRVFSALLVGLFWCTIFTVSAVEARELKISHQFTEADARNALAVEFAKGVEKATNGELTFKIFPSSALFKATAQYDAMAKGALDFSIFPLAYASGKIPELEITLMPCIIKDVDEGMAWKDREIGKRVAKISEDKGMKIITWLWYGGGIGSRGKPVILPQDAKGLKFRAAGKFFEHLLNTRKASITSMPSSEIYTALQTKVLDACLTSAESFISYRLYEQLDYFNTPETYAIWYMAEPLVISAKTWASLTPSQQKAVLKVGVEMEKKARDDAVAANKEVGKVFTANKVKVHAMTKDEWQAWKKVAEETAWKQFAEKVPRGKELLDLATKP; encoded by the coding sequence ATGAACCATTTCGGAAAACGTGTTTTCAGCGCCTTGTTGGTCGGGTTGTTCTGGTGCACAATCTTTACTGTAAGTGCAGTTGAGGCCCGAGAACTGAAAATTTCCCACCAATTCACCGAAGCAGACGCCCGCAACGCCCTGGCCGTCGAGTTTGCCAAGGGGGTGGAAAAAGCGACCAACGGAGAGCTTACCTTCAAGATTTTCCCCTCCTCCGCGCTTTTCAAGGCGACGGCCCAGTACGATGCCATGGCCAAAGGCGCGCTTGATTTTTCGATTTTTCCCTTGGCCTACGCCTCGGGGAAAATCCCCGAACTCGAAATCACCCTCATGCCGTGCATCATCAAGGATGTGGATGAAGGGATGGCCTGGAAAGACAGGGAGATCGGGAAAAGGGTCGCCAAAATATCCGAAGACAAGGGGATGAAGATCATTACCTGGCTGTGGTATGGCGGGGGAATCGGCAGCCGCGGCAAACCGGTTATCCTGCCCCAGGACGCCAAAGGGCTGAAATTCCGGGCCGCCGGCAAGTTCTTTGAGCACCTGCTGAACACCCGGAAGGCCTCGATAACCAGCATGCCTTCCTCCGAGATTTACACGGCCCTTCAGACAAAGGTGCTGGATGCCTGCCTTACCTCGGCGGAATCGTTTATTTCCTACCGCCTTTATGAACAATTGGACTATTTCAACACCCCGGAAACCTACGCCATCTGGTACATGGCAGAACCACTGGTAATAAGCGCCAAAACCTGGGCATCCCTGACCCCGTCTCAACAAAAGGCCGTCCTTAAGGTGGGGGTGGAAATGGAAAAGAAGGCCCGGGATGACGCTGTAGCCGCCAATAAAGAGGTTGGAAAGGTGTTCACTGCCAATAAAGTCAAGGTCCATGCGATGACCAAGGATGAATGGCAGGCCTGGAAAAAGGTGGCCGAAGAGACGGCCTGGAAGCAATTTGCCGAAAAGGTGCCGCGCGGCAAAGAGCTCCTGGATTTGGCAACAAAACCATAG
- a CDS encoding response regulator transcription factor, whose protein sequence is MIITVFLADDHAMFREGLRLLLDTNPKISVVGEAGDGRETVRQVASLCPNIVLMDIAMPILNGIEATAQIKEACPATNIIMLSMYSTAEHIFRAFKAGAKGYLLKESAGADVIQAIISVNSGKSYLCPSLSDTIITDYLRSREIAEAKSPLDRLSPRERAILQLLVEGNPNNKIAEILFLSPKTVETYRSHLMKKLGIKDLPGLVKFAIQHGLTSI, encoded by the coding sequence ATGATCATCACGGTTTTTTTGGCGGACGATCACGCCATGTTCCGGGAAGGACTTCGCTTATTGCTGGATACCAACCCGAAAATCAGCGTCGTTGGCGAAGCGGGCGACGGACGGGAGACCGTCCGTCAGGTTGCGTCCCTGTGTCCGAACATAGTGCTTATGGACATCGCCATGCCGATTCTCAACGGCATCGAGGCAACGGCCCAGATCAAAGAGGCGTGTCCTGCAACCAACATTATCATGTTGTCGATGTATTCCACCGCGGAACATATTTTCCGAGCCTTCAAGGCCGGGGCGAAGGGTTATCTCCTGAAGGAATCGGCGGGCGCCGATGTGATCCAGGCGATTATCTCCGTTAATTCGGGAAAATCCTACCTTTGCCCGTCTCTGTCCGACACGATCATTACCGATTACCTCCGGTCGCGGGAAATTGCCGAAGCGAAGAGCCCCCTGGACAGATTGAGCCCCCGCGAACGGGCGATTCTCCAACTGCTGGTGGAAGGAAACCCTAACAACAAGATTGCGGAAATTCTTTTTTTGTCCCCGAAAACCGTGGAGACGTACCGCAGTCATCTGATGAAGAAGCTCGGGATAAAAGACCTGCCGGGCCTTGTCAAATTCGCCATCCAGCATGGGCTGACCTCCATCTAA